In Bufo gargarizans isolate SCDJY-AF-19 chromosome 6, ASM1485885v1, whole genome shotgun sequence, a single genomic region encodes these proteins:
- the TTI1 gene encoding LOW QUALITY PROTEIN: TELO2-interacting protein 1 homolog (The sequence of the model RefSeq protein was modified relative to this genomic sequence to represent the inferred CDS: deleted 1 base in 1 codon), whose product MASKTYPLSAFEGLRPFCIQLTVEQTVQNVKNLRTQISSTDVSALQDLLDYVLFPLRFTLKTSGPKKPGLVQAVLDCISHILSLTHLRSPVSLQEMFSELCSCLPPDPLQPVPEELKLAVVLAVQSLLRSSGADVLCVLYKPPMLPEMGFIITLLLRLAESEKSREIRLEALNCLERLLSPDLKQDTSLGDLFASFLPGVCTVLTRIICGDPKQGYRITTGAVKLWAGAVSTVMSDESLAQVPEKKLIYPGLSGRVAELMVHRDRAWVKHSACRLVIHLDKITKRCMADPHWKVRLALVDLAHLLHTQCWNSLAEAAGNLLRILVGHMSDNRPEVKARAREVLLEVSKDGPASRTLGEVLSESLHSLAVTLPRLLSSQDDQGKLHTLALLLGYLQLLGPRLYFTLHSPAHLQRLSSALLQTLQLDLGSVKVMEERLSSMVGTLNQQDLAHTGVQQKTFSFFRDPQILSYVQSVCRLLGYYGDFYLLTDHFLTLYRAQKLPAVIVLNQLVLGAAGIDIEALNGGSQAMECSELLDAIRPLLEEYTDPANWHLLTCRDSDEVVDRLALLRVGGPSNPAITDMTANAWKLCLQLEGISCFAQALGSNFRPLLISTLYPVLEKAGDPSLMVSEAAMVALNNVSRACGYKDVNQLIELNADYLASEVSVGLRRLRHGGAARVLHAMLDNCGPSLLPLLYELVQDLLPVLDQSQNDRAKILFPVLNSLVTRLGKWFPLASITAQPAPGASIPHQMHDGSMAQEIAQFLQDHIEQYRVAQGDVEEEEAADVLPPSDVINDDQKPPLSTLVQITKEVAEKCTHFLSHSDTQLRLQALDTLHLSLIPLHSQEDVLLPLAHKIWPCLVKRLLQDEPLVLLRAFQMLVSLAASCRDFIRPRVCKDALPAFLMSLRSQALVSCHAGHVYSHTLGFKLQKALLEGLGTLCVDLALGDSDLLEVIDSCTLYLSARQPKQLQEAASRTLLSLSQLDPDIVWLHLCEWQSPPEVPHPSVVPLPWTSKPHDEYTQNVCKLLQQLHGL is encoded by the exons ATGGCCTCCAAGACTTACCCACTCAGTGCTTTTGAAGGCCTGCGTCCATTTTGCATTCAGCTGACAGTGGAGCAGACTGTGCAGAACGTAAAAAACTTGCGAACACAGATTTCTTCTACAGATGTCTCCGCTCTACAAGATCTTCTAGACTATGTTCTTTTCCCTCTACGTTTCACCCTTAAGACCTCCGGCCCAAAAAAGCCTGGACTGGTGCAGGCTGTTCTAGACTGTATTTCCCACATTCTCTCCCTCACTCATTTAAGAAGCCCCGTCTCCTTACAGGAGATGTTTAGTGAGTTGTGTAGCTGTCTCCCTCCAGACCCACTTCAGCCGGTGCCCGAGGAGCTGAAATTAGCGGTTGTGTTAGCAGTACAGTCTCTTCTCAGATCTTCTGGCGCGGATGTCCTCTGTGTGCTGTACAAACCACCCATGCTTCCTGAGATGGGATTCATCATTACCCTGCTGCTAAGACTTGCCGAATCGGAGAAGTCACGTGAGATCCGACTGGAAGCCTTGAACTGTTTGGAGAGATTGCTAAGTCCTGACCTCAAGCAGGACACCAGCCTGGGCGATCTGTTTGCTTCGTTCCTTCCCGGAGTGTGTACAGTATTAACAAGGATTATCTGTGGGGACCCCAAGCAAGGATACAGGATAACAACCGGTGCAGTCAAGCTGTGGGCTGGGGCAGTCAGTACAGTAATGTCTGATGAAAGTCTTGCACAAGTGCCGGAAAAGAAGCTCATATACCCTGGATTGTCTGGACGTGTGGCAGAACTTATGGTGCATAGAGACAGGGCTTGGGTAAAACACTCTGCTTGCCGTTTAGTAATACATCTAGATAAAATCACAAAGCGTTGCATGGCTGACCCTCACTGGAAGGTGCGACTGGCACTTGTGGACTTGGCCCATCTTTTGCACACCCAATGCTGGAATTCATTAGCTGAGGCAGCAGGGAACCTTCTACGAATACTAGTGGGTCATATGAGTGATAATAGACCTGAGGTCAAGGCTAGGGCTCGTGAGGTTCTGCTGGAGGTTTCCAAAGATGGGCCAGCTTCTAGAACTCTGGGAGAGGTGCTGTCAGAAAGCCTCCATTCACTAGCTGTAACTCTTCCAAGACTGCTGAGTTCTCAGGATGACCAAGGCAAGCTACACACATTAGCACTTCTTCTAGGATATCTGCAGCTTCTTGGTCCCAGACTTTACTTCaccctgcattctccagctcaCCTCCAACGCCTTTCATCTGCTCTCCTGCAGACGCTACAGTTAGACTTAGGCTCAGTTAAGGTTATGGAAGAAAGGCTTTCCTCCATGGTTGGAACTCTCAACCAGCAAGACCTAGCCCATACTGGAGTCCAGCAGaagaccttcagtttttttagggaCCCACAAATTCTTTCCTATGTTCAGAGTGTCTGTAGGCTTTTGGGTTATTATGGCGATTTCTATTTATTAACAGACCACTTCTTGACTCTGTATCGAGCGCAGAAGTTGCCTGCGGTGATTGTCCTGAATCAGTTAGTACTAGGGGCAGCGGGGATTGATATTGAAGCACTCAATGGAGGTAGCCAAGCAATGGAATGCAGTGAACTCTTGGATGCCATACGCCCACTTTTGGAAGAGTACACAGACCCTGCCAACTGGCATCTTCTTACTTGTCGGGACAGTGATGAAGTAGTAGATCGG TTGGCATTGCTTCGTGTTGGCGGACCATCCAATCCAGCGATTACTGACATGACTGCTAATGCTTGGAAGCTTTGTTTGCAACTGGAAGGCATATCTTGCTTTGCCCAGGCCCTGGGCTCTAACTTCCGCCCACTTCTTATATCTACTCTATATCCAGTGCTTGAGAAAGCTGGAGATCCTTCCTTGATGGTCAGTGAGGCAGCTATGGTGGCCTTGAACAATGTCAGCCGAGCATGTGGATACAAAGATGTCAATCAGTTGATCGAACTCAATGCAGATTATTTAGCAAGTGAAGTCTCTGTTGGTCTTCGACGCCTTCGCCATGGGGGTGCTGCGCGTGTATTACACGCTATGTTGGATAATTGTGGGCCTAGCCTCCTGCCATTGTTGTATGAACTGGTCCAGGATCTACTTCCAGTATTGGACCAGTCACAGAATGACAGAGCCAAGATCCTCTTTCCTGTGCTAAATTCTCTCGTCACAAGATTGG GTAAATGGTTTCCTTTAGCGAGCATTACTGCCCAGCCAGCACCTGGTGCATCCATTCCACACCAGATGCATGATGGGAGCATGGCACAGGAGATTGCACAGTTCCTCCAGGACCATATAGAACAATATCGTGTAGCACAGGGAGACGTGGAAGAAGAAGAGGCTGCAG ATGTGTTGCCCCCTTCAGATGTCATTAATGATGACCAGAAGCCACCATTGTCCACCCTTGTCCAGATCACCAAAGAGGTGGCAGAAAAATGTACGCACTTCCTGTCACACAGTGACACACAGCTTCGTCTTCAG GCATTGGACACTTTGCATCTGTCTTTAATACCACTCCATTCTCAAGAAGATGTTCTCTTGCCACTTGCTCATAAAATCTGGCCATGTCTAGTGAAAAGACTGTTACAGGATGAGCCTCTGGTTCTACTGCGAGCCTTTCAG ATGCTGGTGTCCCTTGCGGCATCGTGCAGAGATTTCATCCGGCCGCGTGTGTGTAAAGACGCCCTCCCAGCCTTCCTGATGTCTCTCCGCTCTCAGGCTCTTGTTAGCTGCCATGCTGGGCATGTCTACAGCCACACTCTCGGCTTCAAGTTGCAGAAAGCTTTATTGGAGGGTTTGGGGACGCTCTGTGTAGATTTGGCTTTGG GTGACAGTGATTTGTTGGAGGTGATTGATTCCTGTACGCTCTACCTTAGTGCAAGACAGCCCAAGCAGCTCCAGGAGGCTGCAAGCAG AACGTTACTTAGTCTTTCCCAGCTGGATCCAGACATTGTTTGGTTGCATCTGTGTGAATGGCAAAGCCCACCGGAAGTCCCGCACCCTTCTGTTGTCCCACTTCCTTGGACCTCCAAACCTCATGATGAATATACACAGAACGTCTGCAAACTACTACAACAGCTGCATGGACTTTAG